The nucleotide sequence ATAGTAAAACTGGCAATGGCATTGACAGCAGTAGAAGAACCGCTACCACCATCAGAATCCAACTTTTATCTACAATTTGAAAGGACTTGCAACTCCGATAAAAGCACTTAAAAACAGAGAATGATAAAGAAGTGAGCTGATTAACTAGAATACATAATAGGTATGCCAGCCCTAAGTTCCAAGTAAAAAGACCATCACCGAGAAACTTCATTCAAACGCCCACTGGTTCTCACGACGaacttcctcctcttcctcctggGTGAAGTCGTTCTTGATGTTGAAGGTCTTTCTGATCTCTTCTGGAGTCTTACCCTTGATCATGTCTGCAACTGTCTGGCATGTCAGGTCCAAAAGGCTCTTGATGTTCAAGTAGTTTGCAGCCTGTCCATACCAATATCATCACATTAGAAAAACTTAAATAATGCCAGTTTCTGCAATTAGCCACTCACAGAAATAATGAAAACCAACTGATCACATTACAGTAGTTTCTGCAAAAGCTTACACACTACattcataaaccaattaaaccGATAATACTATCGCCACAGACTGAATAATGATGATACGCATGGAAACTAGTTATTTGTTTCGCCACTCTACAAATTGACACACCACAAATGTTGCAGAAAGAGGCACATTCTCTTATTAACAAACTTAATCACAACTTAGACAAGCAAACGTCGAAAGGCAAAAAATTTCAATACGAAGATATTCCTCTTTATCTCAACTTCAAACAGAAGCACAAGACAAACTTGAAGTAGAAGCAGAAGTAGAATCAGAACAAGCACAGTAACATCAAAAGCaacaaaatcaaacaattcAAATGAACAGACACCACTGAATCAAATCCCTAAACAGaaacaaagtaaaaaataatcgaATTGCATCGCATACCAAACCATCATAGAAAACCCCAAATCAGCAACCCTATCCCTAAAAGCAACACAATTGACGCCAATCCCCAattcaaaaaccctaacccaaacCAATCCCCAAATTCCGAAATCCTAGAATCAAACAAAGCAATCTCGAACAAGGTTAAATCGAAATTCGAgcttaaattagggttttaacaTACCAGAATGAGATCAAACAGCGTAGCCTGGTCCACCTTTACGAACTCCTGATCCCAGGCCTTGAGATCGTCCTCGGAGATCTTCTCGTCGGGCTTGGCGGCGTCGACGTGCCTCTTGCAGTACTCGATGACCTTGGCCAAGATCTTGCTGGTGACGTTGGGCAAAGGAATACCGTTGTCGGCGCAGTCGTCCTCGATCATGTGCTTAATGGTCTGTGACTCCAGCGCCACCGCCTCCTCGACCTCGAACGACTCGCCGTCGGAGCTCTTCAGGGTGATCTTCTTCGACGACGACGACATGGTGACGGTGATAACGATGGTCTCGAAACGACGACGGCTTTGAAAACTCGCAGGGTGTTAGATAGAGAAAGCGAAAGCTTTTGGTTTGTGGTCGTAGTGAGAGACTTTTGATATCGCCCACGggaaaaatataataagaacGAGGAGCGGAGGGGGTGAGGGCTATATGGCGCTTTGATGAGGAGGTTTGGACACGTGGAGAGGAGTGGCTCTTACGTGGCTGATTGCTATTGGATGATATAGTCCTAATATTTTGTTGAAAGGTAAATATAATAGGATTTGGATTCCATCGGATCCAAATTGTGAGCATTCTAAAGATCCTCACATTTTAGctattcatcgtatattgtgcgattataaattatatatttttttatttaaaattaaatacaaatagtacctgacgaaaactgaccgtacgatgtacgataaatggcTATGATGTGGGAATCCTAGGATCCGGAGAGTTCCAATATAATAGGGAGCATTTACCCACTGAACTATCACCTCAATGAAAATTAGGTCTCAGAACTATTTTTCGGTAAAATAagttcctaaattcattaaaaattgctaatttaatcccactattatattcaaaactattttatcaaattttttatcaacttaaatcacttgatacactttagagtgtaatatcGTTCTTTTCTCGCCCATAAGCCCTTAATATTTCATATAAGTTGCTAATCTAACGTtcaatttaccctccaaagttaactctATACACTGTTTCTTTATGTAAAATTATCAATCTACCCTCCAATGTTTATCACATACATGTAACGTGACTTGAATTGACGGAAAATTAAATATAGTAGCTTCGAATATAATATTCGGGATGTAATTAGCAGATCTTTATAATTCAAGAATTGAtatttctgaagaaaaaaaataatttagaaacctAATTTTCATTCAAGTAATAATTCAGAGATTAAATTGGCAATTTATCtgaaaaaatataataagaacGAGGAGTGAGGGGGTGAGAGCTATGTGACGTGTTGTATAGAGGAGGTTTGGACATGTGGAGAGGAGTGGCTGTTGCGTGGCTGGTTGCTATTGGATGATATTGTCCTAATATTTTgttgaaatgaaataaaatctCCTAAGATCGGTTGCACCTATTGCACAAAAGAGAGTAATAGGAAGTTGAAAAATTAGATTTAGTGCAAGTttagaagtatttttaaaatgattaaaaaaaaattttttatgaaaacgTTTTTTGATCCAATTTtcagaaaaaataattaa is from Pyrus communis chromosome 10, drPyrComm1.1, whole genome shotgun sequence and encodes:
- the LOC137747206 gene encoding SKP1-like protein 1A, whose amino-acid sequence is MSSSSKKITLKSSDGESFEVEEAVALESQTIKHMIEDDCADNGIPLPNVTSKILAKVIEYCKRHVDAAKPDEKISEDDLKAWDQEFVKVDQATLFDLILAANYLNIKSLLDLTCQTVADMIKGKTPEEIRKTFNIKNDFTQEEEEEVRRENQWAFE